A stretch of the Mesorhizobium sp. Pch-S genome encodes the following:
- a CDS encoding RcnB family protein: protein MKRPILSGLAISMLAASSLPGFAAPIAVPSVPDSNVISAQYREPVRKERRVVNERVIVKKKVVTKQVVKQRWKNGQRYESWRSAKGMKDYSRYGLRRPGPGQHWVRAGNDYLLVGIATGVIASVIAAR, encoded by the coding sequence CAATGCTTGCCGCATCGAGCCTGCCGGGCTTTGCCGCGCCGATCGCGGTTCCGAGCGTTCCGGATTCGAACGTCATCTCGGCGCAGTACCGGGAACCGGTTCGGAAGGAACGCCGCGTCGTCAACGAACGCGTCATCGTCAAGAAGAAGGTCGTCACCAAGCAGGTGGTCAAGCAGCGCTGGAAGAACGGCCAGCGCTACGAAAGCTGGCGCAGTGCGAAAGGCATGAAGGACTACAGCCGCTATGGCCTGCGCCGTCCCGGACCGGGGCAGCATTGGGTACGCGCCGGCAACGACTATCTGCTGGTCGGCATCGCCACGGGCGTGATCGCGAGTGTGATCGCAGCGCGATAA
- a CDS encoding Hsp33 family molecular chaperone, with amino-acid sequence MLETTILTEHGMTETGPKLGEFGHAGDDHVVPFEVGPLDVRGRAVQLGPMLDAILSRHDYPEPVARLLAEACVVTVLLGTSLKFDGKFILQTRTDGPVDMLVADFSTPNALRAYARFDADKLAAATAAGDVTAETLLGSGVLALTIDQGAYTQRYQGIVQLDNTSLEEAARTYFRQSEQIPTDLRLAVAQLVLPGGRKQWRAGGLLAQFLPEAPERMRLADLPGGDGDTAEAVLDPIDNSWQELLALLATVEPAELIDPTVGTERLLYRLFHEHGVRVFDEVHVADQCSCSSDKIRGILEGFTAQEIKDSTEEGRISVECEFCSTRYDFDPADFAAVE; translated from the coding sequence ATGTTGGAAACGACCATTTTGACTGAACATGGAATGACGGAAACGGGACCCAAACTCGGCGAATTCGGCCATGCCGGCGACGACCATGTCGTGCCGTTCGAGGTCGGCCCGCTCGACGTGCGCGGTCGCGCCGTGCAACTCGGGCCGATGCTCGACGCCATCCTGTCGCGCCATGATTATCCGGAGCCGGTTGCCCGGCTTCTGGCGGAAGCCTGCGTCGTCACCGTGCTGCTCGGCACTTCGCTGAAGTTCGACGGCAAGTTCATCCTGCAGACCCGCACCGACGGGCCGGTGGACATGCTGGTCGCCGACTTCTCGACGCCGAACGCCCTGCGCGCCTATGCCCGTTTCGATGCCGACAAGCTGGCGGCGGCGACCGCTGCCGGCGACGTGACGGCGGAGACCTTGCTGGGCTCCGGCGTGCTCGCGCTCACCATCGACCAGGGCGCCTACACGCAGCGCTACCAAGGCATCGTCCAGCTCGACAACACCTCGCTGGAAGAGGCCGCGCGCACCTATTTCAGGCAGTCGGAACAGATCCCGACCGACCTGCGACTGGCTGTCGCCCAGCTGGTGCTGCCGGGCGGGCGCAAGCAATGGCGCGCCGGTGGTCTGCTCGCGCAGTTCCTGCCCGAGGCACCGGAGCGCATGCGCCTGGCCGATCTGCCGGGCGGTGACGGCGATACGGCGGAAGCGGTGCTCGATCCGATCGACAATTCCTGGCAGGAATTGCTGGCGTTGCTGGCCACCGTCGAACCGGCTGAACTGATCGACCCGACCGTCGGAACCGAACGGCTGCTCTATCGCCTGTTCCATGAGCATGGCGTGCGCGTGTTCGACGAGGTTCACGTCGCCGACCAGTGCTCCTGCTCGTCCGACAAGATCCGCGGCATTCTTGAAGGCTTCACCGCGCAGGAGATCAAGGACAGCACGGAAGAGGGCCGCATCAGTGTCGAATGTGAGTTCTGCTCGACGCGTTACGACTTCGATCCGGCCGACTTTGCCGCCGTCGAATAA
- the argF gene encoding ornithine carbamoyltransferase — translation MSVRHFTDLSTVSATDLRAILDDASARKARLKAGERSKPLDGKVLAMIFDKPSTRTRISFDVGMRQLGGETIMLTGTEMQLGRSESIADTAKVLSRYVDAIMIRTTAHNRLLELTENATVPVINGLTDDTHPCQLMADIMTYEEHRGPVAGKTFAWTGDGNNVLHSLVEASARFAFNLNVAVPEGSEPEQKFVDWAKGNGGRIRFTRSAEEAVDQVDCVVTDTWVSMGQEHRARGHNVFVPYQVNAALMAKAKKDALFMHCLPAHRGEEVTDEVIDGPNSVVFDEAENRLHAQKAVLAWCLGA, via the coding sequence ATGAGCGTTCGTCACTTCACAGACCTGTCCACCGTTTCCGCAACCGACCTGCGCGCCATCCTGGATGACGCGTCGGCCCGCAAGGCCCGCCTCAAGGCCGGCGAGCGCTCGAAGCCGCTCGACGGCAAGGTGCTGGCGATGATCTTCGACAAGCCGTCGACACGCACGCGCATCTCCTTCGATGTCGGCATGCGCCAGCTCGGCGGCGAGACGATCATGCTGACCGGCACGGAGATGCAGCTCGGCCGTTCGGAATCCATCGCCGACACGGCCAAGGTGCTGTCGCGTTATGTCGATGCGATCATGATCCGCACCACCGCGCACAACCGGCTGCTCGAACTCACCGAGAACGCCACGGTTCCGGTCATCAACGGCCTGACCGACGATACCCACCCCTGCCAGCTGATGGCCGACATCATGACCTACGAGGAACATCGTGGGCCGGTGGCCGGCAAGACCTTCGCCTGGACCGGCGACGGCAACAACGTGCTGCACTCGCTCGTCGAGGCATCGGCGCGTTTTGCGTTCAACCTGAACGTCGCCGTGCCGGAAGGCAGCGAGCCGGAGCAGAAATTCGTCGATTGGGCCAAGGGCAATGGCGGCAGGATCCGCTTCACCCGTTCGGCCGAGGAAGCGGTCGACCAGGTCGACTGCGTCGTCACCGACACCTGGGTCTCGATGGGCCAGGAGCATCGCGCCCGCGGCCACAACGTGTTCGTGCCCTATCAGGTCAATGCCGCACTGATGGCCAAGGCCAAAAAAGACGCCCTGTTCATGCACTGCCTGCCCGCCCATCGCGGCGAGGAAGTGACCGACGAGGTGATCGACGGCCCGAATTCCGTGGTGTTCGATGAGGCCGAGAACAGGCTGCACGCGCAGAAGGCGGTGCTGGCCTGGTGCCTGGGCGCCTGA
- a CDS encoding aspartate aminotransferase family protein: MSGSALYETFARAPLAFERGEGSWLVTEKGDRYLDFAAGIAVNSLGHGHPHLVAALKDQADKLWHVSNLYEIPGQRRLGERLVEATFADKVFFTNSGAEALECAIKTARRYQFVTGHAERFRVITFEGAFHGRTLATIAAGGQYKYLEGFGPKVDGFDQVPFDDIEAAEKAITPETAAILLEPLQGEGGIRSFPLQSLKRLRQLCDKHGLLLIFDEVQCGIGRTGKLFAHEWAGVTPDLMAIAKGIGGGFPMGACLATDEAARGMTAGVHGTTFGGNPLAMAVGNAVLDVVLDEGFLEDVNRKALLFKQGLAAVADEFPDVIEGIRGDGLMLGLKCVMPNGTVNGALRDQHLLAVPAGDNVIRLLPPLTVTEADIQEGLKRIRGAARGLSEAVAAAAK, translated from the coding sequence ATGAGCGGTTCGGCGCTTTACGAGACCTTTGCCCGTGCACCCCTGGCTTTCGAGCGAGGAGAGGGTTCCTGGCTGGTGACGGAAAAGGGCGACCGATACCTCGATTTTGCCGCCGGCATTGCCGTCAACTCGCTGGGTCACGGTCATCCGCATCTGGTTGCGGCGCTGAAGGACCAGGCCGACAAGCTCTGGCACGTCTCCAATCTCTATGAGATCCCGGGACAGCGCCGCCTCGGCGAACGGCTGGTCGAAGCGACCTTTGCCGACAAGGTGTTCTTCACCAATTCGGGCGCCGAGGCGCTGGAGTGCGCGATCAAGACGGCGCGCCGCTACCAGTTCGTCACCGGCCATGCCGAGCGTTTCCGCGTCATCACCTTCGAAGGCGCCTTCCACGGCCGCACGCTGGCCACCATCGCCGCCGGCGGCCAGTACAAATATCTGGAAGGCTTCGGCCCGAAGGTCGACGGTTTCGACCAGGTGCCGTTCGACGACATCGAGGCCGCTGAAAAGGCGATCACGCCCGAGACCGCGGCGATCCTGCTCGAGCCGCTGCAGGGCGAGGGTGGCATCCGCTCGTTCCCGCTGCAGTCGCTGAAGCGCCTGCGCCAGCTGTGCGACAAGCACGGCCTGCTGCTGATCTTCGACGAGGTCCAGTGCGGCATCGGCCGCACCGGCAAGCTGTTCGCGCATGAGTGGGCCGGCGTGACCCCGGACCTGATGGCGATCGCCAAGGGCATCGGCGGCGGCTTCCCGATGGGCGCGTGCCTGGCCACCGACGAAGCTGCGCGCGGCATGACCGCCGGCGTGCATGGCACCACCTTCGGCGGCAATCCGCTCGCCATGGCCGTCGGCAACGCCGTGCTCGACGTGGTGCTGGATGAGGGTTTCCTGGAAGACGTCAACCGCAAGGCGCTGCTGTTCAAGCAGGGGCTGGCGGCCGTTGCCGACGAATTCCCGGATGTCATCGAAGGCATTCGCGGCGATGGCCTGATGCTCGGCCTCAAATGCGTCATGCCGAATGGCACCGTCAACGGCGCCCTGCGTGACCAGCATCTGCTGGCGGTGCCGGCCGGCGACAACGTCATCCGCCTGCTGCCGCCGCTCACCGTCACTGAAGCCGACATCCAGGAAGGCCTGAAGCGTATCCGCGGTGCCGCCAGGGGCCTGTCGGAAGCCGTCGCGGCCGCGGCGAAGTAA
- a CDS encoding GcrA family cell cycle regulator: MNWTDERVELLRKLWSEGLSASQIAAQLGGVSRNAVIGKVHRLKLSGRGRTTAAPARQKKAPAASGASSTKSTTRAAASTSHRHVTASIGATALQVQFDAEPVARQYLRPVENVVVPISRRLQLTELTERTCKWPNGDPLTEEFHFCGNDAGESGPYCAYHSRIAFQPASERRRLR, translated from the coding sequence ATGAACTGGACTGACGAGCGAGTAGAACTCTTGAGGAAACTGTGGTCGGAGGGTCTGAGCGCAAGCCAGATCGCGGCCCAGCTCGGCGGAGTGAGCCGCAATGCGGTCATTGGCAAGGTACACCGGCTGAAGCTGTCCGGTCGTGGTCGCACCACGGCCGCACCGGCACGGCAGAAGAAGGCGCCAGCCGCCAGCGGTGCTTCGTCGACGAAGTCGACGACACGCGCTGCCGCCAGCACCTCGCATCGCCATGTCACTGCCTCGATCGGCGCGACCGCGCTGCAGGTGCAGTTCGACGCCGAGCCGGTGGCGCGCCAGTATCTGCGCCCGGTGGAAAATGTCGTGGTGCCGATCTCGCGGCGCCTGCAGCTCACCGAGCTGACCGAGCGCACCTGCAAGTGGCCGAACGGCGACCCGCTGACGGAGGAATTCCACTTCTGCGGCAACGATGCCGGCGAAAGCGGTCCTTACTGCGCCTATCACTCGCGCATCGCCTTCCAGCCTGCCTCGGAACGCCGCCGGCTGCGCTGA
- a CDS encoding FAD-dependent oxidoreductase, with protein sequence MSTTTQLAVIGRGLIGSAAARHLARMGHDVALIGPDEPADFSRHDGVFGSHYDEGRITRRLDSQPFWLQMNCAALSRYDEIAAASGVDFYHEAGALHVGLAEDPDVTSIGDIAAAAGIACESYAGSALAERFPFLKSTTGMLGFFEPHDAGYISPRRLVRAQTIAAERAGARIVNEAVLGISEHGSGVTIRTRSGDIDAERVLVAAGGHTQSLLGRSFGATVYARTVALFRLDAAEVRRLAGMPSMLCIGTKGDDPYILPPVLYPDGQYWLKLGGDPVDIALESEADIRDWFRSGGSIQVADRLETQILERIRSLTFEERRVVPCMTTYGKTGLPHIGPLSDRVSVAFCCYGRSAKCSDELGRLGGMALLGEVRPELAP encoded by the coding sequence GTGAGCACAACAACCCAACTTGCGGTGATCGGGCGCGGCCTGATCGGGTCGGCAGCCGCGCGTCATCTTGCCAGGATGGGGCACGATGTTGCGCTGATCGGACCGGATGAACCGGCTGACTTTTCGCGCCATGATGGCGTCTTTGGCAGCCATTACGATGAAGGCCGGATCACGCGGCGGCTCGATTCCCAGCCGTTCTGGCTGCAGATGAACTGCGCCGCACTTTCGCGATATGACGAAATCGCCGCGGCGAGCGGTGTGGACTTCTATCACGAAGCCGGAGCCCTGCATGTCGGCCTCGCCGAGGACCCCGACGTCACGTCGATCGGCGACATCGCCGCCGCGGCAGGAATTGCCTGCGAGTCTTATGCGGGCAGCGCACTGGCGGAACGCTTTCCGTTCCTGAAGTCGACGACCGGCATGCTGGGATTCTTCGAACCCCACGATGCCGGATATATCAGCCCGCGCCGCCTGGTCCGGGCGCAGACGATCGCGGCCGAGCGCGCTGGGGCCAGGATCGTCAACGAAGCGGTCCTCGGCATTTCCGAGCATGGTTCCGGTGTGACGATCCGCACGCGATCGGGCGATATCGATGCCGAACGTGTTCTCGTCGCGGCGGGCGGACACACCCAGTCGCTGCTCGGCAGATCGTTCGGCGCGACCGTCTATGCACGAACCGTGGCCCTGTTCAGGCTCGACGCGGCCGAGGTCCGGCGCCTCGCCGGAATGCCGTCCATGCTCTGCATCGGCACCAAGGGCGACGATCCCTACATCCTGCCGCCGGTGCTCTATCCCGATGGCCAGTACTGGCTGAAGCTCGGCGGCGATCCGGTCGATATCGCGCTCGAAAGCGAAGCCGACATCAGGGACTGGTTCCGCTCGGGCGGATCGATACAAGTGGCCGACCGACTCGAGACGCAGATCCTCGAGCGCATTCGCAGCCTCACATTCGAGGAACGCCGCGTGGTGCCCTGCATGACCACCTACGGCAAGACAGGACTGCCCCACATCGGTCCGCTTTCCGATCGCGTATCGGTTGCCTTCTGCTGCTACGGCAGGAGCGCGAAATGTTCGGACGAACTGGGTCGGCTGGGTGGCATGGCCCTGCTCGGAGAGGTCAGGCCGGAACTGGCGCCCTGA
- a CDS encoding MFS transporter produces the protein MSTDTHKETAMPEKRNLPAVMALLAFAHLIISIDYTIVFVALPEIGGSLGFSAQSQQWIISAFVVPYGGLLMLGGRASDLLGRRRMFILGLLLFAVASLAGGLAGNSTLLVAARAVQGIGGAFLFPATLSLINTLFHEGPQRNRAIAIWAGVGGSGMALGALLGGVLTETWGWRAVFFVVVPLSLIGIVLALMLIHPDRHSAQARHFDLPGATTATAAITLLVFGLVQGPEAGWSSPVILASLAAAAILLAIFVAVEYRSGDPLLPLHLLRNRNLTTGIATILLYTITFGSLLYFLTIHFQVVLQYSALQTGLAYLVPYAGIFVGSSIGGTLASRLGVRVALIGSLVVGLAGTLMYGAVLSAHSTFPALLPALVILSLGMGATFTIMFAAVATDVLQREQGIASGLASTAQQIGYALGLAMLVPIANAPVGELTGALRLAATADGLRSAVLLICVGIVLMIAVALNFRRHRLRESMAGE, from the coding sequence ATGTCGACCGATACCCACAAAGAGACGGCCATGCCGGAAAAGCGCAACCTGCCTGCGGTCATGGCCCTGCTCGCCTTCGCCCATCTGATCATCTCGATCGACTATACGATCGTGTTCGTGGCGCTTCCCGAAATCGGCGGCAGCCTGGGCTTCTCGGCGCAGTCCCAGCAATGGATCATCAGTGCCTTCGTCGTTCCCTATGGCGGGTTGCTGATGCTTGGCGGGCGCGCGAGCGACCTGCTCGGTCGGCGGCGCATGTTCATCCTCGGCCTGCTGCTGTTCGCGGTGGCCTCGCTCGCCGGCGGCCTTGCCGGCAATTCCACCCTGCTGGTCGCCGCCCGTGCGGTCCAGGGTATCGGCGGCGCCTTCCTGTTCCCGGCCACCCTGTCGCTGATCAACACGCTGTTCCATGAGGGGCCGCAGCGCAATCGCGCCATCGCCATATGGGCTGGCGTCGGCGGCAGCGGCATGGCGCTCGGCGCCCTGCTCGGCGGTGTGCTCACCGAAACCTGGGGCTGGCGGGCGGTGTTCTTCGTCGTTGTCCCGCTTTCGCTGATCGGCATCGTCCTGGCCCTGATGCTGATCCATCCGGACAGGCATTCGGCGCAGGCACGGCATTTCGACCTGCCGGGCGCGACGACTGCGACGGCTGCGATAACGCTGCTGGTTTTCGGGCTGGTGCAGGGGCCGGAAGCCGGCTGGAGCTCGCCGGTGATCCTTGCCAGCCTGGCCGCGGCAGCCATCCTGCTTGCCATCTTTGTGGCGGTCGAATACCGCAGCGGCGACCCGCTGCTGCCGCTGCACCTGCTCAGGAACCGCAACCTGACGACGGGCATCGCCACCATCCTGCTCTACACGATCACCTTCGGCTCGCTGCTTTACTTCCTGACCATCCATTTCCAGGTCGTGCTGCAATACAGCGCGCTGCAGACCGGGTTGGCCTATCTCGTGCCCTATGCCGGGATCTTCGTCGGCTCGTCGATCGGCGGCACGCTGGCGTCGCGGCTTGGCGTGCGTGTGGCGCTGATCGGCAGCCTCGTCGTCGGGCTGGCCGGGACGCTGATGTACGGCGCGGTGCTGTCGGCGCACAGCACCTTCCCGGCCCTGCTGCCCGCGCTGGTGATCCTCAGTCTCGGCATGGGCGCGACATTCACCATCATGTTCGCCGCCGTGGCGACGGATGTGCTGCAGCGCGAGCAGGGCATCGCGTCGGGGCTGGCTTCCACCGCCCAGCAGATCGGTTATGCGCTCGGCCTTGCCATGCTGGTGCCGATCGCCAATGCGCCCGTCGGCGAGCTGACCGGTGCGCTGCGTCTTGCCGCCACCGCCGACGGCCTGCGCAGCGCCGTTCTCCTCATCTGCGTCGGCATCGTCCTGATGATCGCCGTGGCCTTGAATTTCCGCCGGCATCGGCTGCGGGAAAGCATGGCGGGGGAATAA
- a CDS encoding LysR family transcriptional regulator — MDWDDLKLALAIARHGSLTAAARALGVSQPTVGRRLESFERKIGVNLFDRSLEGLKPTTLGAALFDSLSMMEEGALSVERRIASRNTGLEGPIVVTSLDWLADFLTAPIVARFAALHPLVSIELLNDTRVFNLSRHEADIAFRFGKFEQEDLVVRKVADVAYGLYASSTYLERMGLPDIEAGCPDHTIVMLHQAAGHVCYRDWLAALAPNAHVLMRTNSVQSHIATVEAGIAMGVLPRYVADQRDGLIRIETGRHEPVQSVQMGVHADMRDNPRVRALLDFAAREFRQLSSLLAPG, encoded by the coding sequence ATGGATTGGGACGACCTGAAACTGGCGCTCGCCATCGCCCGGCATGGCTCGTTGACCGCGGCGGCGCGCGCGCTGGGTGTCAGCCAGCCCACCGTCGGCCGCAGGCTGGAGAGTTTCGAGCGGAAGATCGGCGTCAACCTCTTCGACCGCAGCCTGGAAGGCCTGAAGCCGACGACACTGGGCGCCGCACTTTTCGACAGCCTGTCGATGATGGAGGAAGGCGCGCTCTCCGTCGAGCGGCGCATCGCCTCGCGCAACACCGGACTGGAGGGCCCGATCGTGGTGACCAGCCTCGACTGGCTCGCCGATTTCCTGACCGCGCCGATCGTCGCCCGTTTCGCTGCCCTGCACCCGCTGGTGTCGATCGAGCTGCTCAACGACACAAGGGTCTTCAACCTGTCGCGCCACGAAGCCGACATCGCCTTCCGCTTCGGCAAGTTCGAGCAGGAGGACCTGGTGGTGCGCAAGGTGGCGGATGTCGCCTACGGGCTCTATGCGTCCAGCACCTATCTCGAACGCATGGGGCTGCCTGATATCGAGGCAGGCTGTCCGGACCACACGATCGTCATGCTGCACCAGGCGGCCGGGCATGTCTGCTACCGGGACTGGCTGGCGGCGCTCGCGCCCAACGCGCATGTGCTGATGCGGACGAATTCCGTGCAGTCGCATATCGCGACGGTGGAAGCCGGCATCGCCATGGGGGTGCTGCCGCGTTATGTGGCAGACCAGAGGGACGGCCTGATCCGCATCGAGACCGGCCGGCACGAGCCGGTGCAAAGCGTGCAGATGGGGGTGCATGCCGACATGCGCGACAATCCCCGCGTCCGCGCACTGCTGGACTTCGCCGCGCGGGAGTTCAGGCAGCTTTCCTCGCTGCTGGCCCCGGGGTGA
- a CDS encoding CocE/NonD family hydrolase codes for MRQPNPSLLARSALIAAAMTAAAMTATPAWSAACTVKVDHDVPARMRDGTTLLADVYRPNEAGTYPVLLMRLPYNKSDAQAFVYARPEAYASHCYIVAIQDVRGQYKSEGTFYPFRNEGADGYDSVEWAAALPGSSGKVGMYGFSYVGATQWLAAAERPPHLVAIAPAQTGSDYFNGWTYEGGALSQAFVQSWPLTSVALSASRRLGNQQALNDIQAAAGRLSSVYAQSPLSRLLPASQYEDTVAPYYGDWITHNTWDAYWKPWSIRARYDQVAVPALNLAGWYDVFLRGGVENYSGMRERGGSDAARSGQRLVIGPWSHMPWLQKVGELDFGAEASNPIDALLLRWFDHWLKGEANGLDADKPVRIFVMGANRWREADSWPPAEAKTVSFYLQSRGQANTRFGNGSLTAEKPEEQFQQKCAAVLRPELCENKEPERFRVSVKNGNALAEQAADQYRYDPADPVPSAGGHSCCSPDSAPIGPMDQANIEDRADVLYYATPPLEQDMEVTGPVTVELYASSSAVDTDFTAKLVDVHPDGKAYNLANGIIRASMRETLERRTPIEPGKVTKYTIDLGPTSSLFQRGHRIALEISSSNFPHYDRNPNNGKLDGTGAPVVAEQRVLHDTANPSRLLLSVMPKPISAAP; via the coding sequence ATGCGTCAGCCGAACCCGTCGCTGCTTGCCCGCAGCGCCCTCATTGCCGCCGCGATGACGGCCGCTGCCATGACAGCCACGCCGGCGTGGTCGGCCGCGTGCACCGTCAAGGTCGATCACGACGTGCCAGCCAGAATGCGCGATGGCACGACCCTGCTGGCCGATGTCTATCGCCCTAACGAAGCCGGCACCTATCCGGTGCTTTTGATGCGGCTGCCCTACAACAAGAGCGATGCGCAGGCCTTCGTCTATGCCCGGCCGGAAGCCTATGCCTCGCACTGCTACATCGTCGCCATCCAGGACGTGCGCGGCCAGTACAAATCCGAGGGCACGTTCTATCCGTTCCGCAACGAGGGTGCCGACGGCTATGACAGCGTCGAATGGGCCGCCGCCCTGCCCGGTTCGAGCGGCAAGGTCGGCATGTATGGCTTCTCCTATGTCGGCGCCACCCAATGGCTTGCTGCCGCCGAACGGCCACCGCACCTGGTGGCAATCGCGCCAGCGCAGACCGGATCCGACTATTTCAACGGCTGGACCTATGAAGGCGGGGCGCTGTCGCAGGCCTTCGTGCAGTCATGGCCGCTCACATCGGTGGCGTTGTCGGCGTCGCGGCGGCTCGGCAACCAGCAGGCGCTGAACGACATCCAGGCTGCCGCCGGCAGGCTTTCGTCGGTCTATGCCCAGTCGCCGCTGTCGCGGCTGCTGCCCGCGTCGCAATACGAAGACACGGTTGCGCCCTACTACGGCGACTGGATCACCCACAACACCTGGGATGCCTACTGGAAACCCTGGAGCATCCGCGCGCGCTATGACCAGGTCGCCGTGCCCGCGCTCAACCTCGCCGGCTGGTACGACGTCTTCCTGCGCGGCGGCGTGGAGAACTATTCCGGCATGCGGGAAAGAGGCGGCTCGGACGCGGCGCGTTCGGGACAACGCCTGGTCATCGGGCCTTGGAGCCACATGCCATGGCTGCAGAAGGTAGGCGAACTGGATTTCGGCGCCGAGGCGAGCAATCCGATCGACGCGCTGCTGCTGCGCTGGTTCGACCATTGGCTGAAGGGCGAGGCCAACGGGCTCGACGCCGACAAGCCGGTCCGCATCTTCGTCATGGGGGCCAATCGCTGGCGCGAGGCCGACAGCTGGCCGCCGGCGGAAGCCAAGACCGTATCGTTCTACCTGCAGAGCCGGGGGCAGGCCAACACCCGCTTCGGCAATGGCAGCCTGACGGCAGAGAAGCCCGAGGAGCAATTCCAGCAAAAGTGCGCAGCGGTTTTGCGTCCGGAATTGTGTGAAAACAAAGAACCAGAGCGTTTCCGCGTTTCCGTGAAAAACGGAAACGCTCTGGCCGAACAGGCGGCCGACCAGTACCGCTACGATCCCGCCGATCCGGTGCCGAGCGCCGGCGGGCACTCATGCTGTTCACCCGACAGTGCGCCGATCGGCCCGATGGATCAGGCGAACATCGAAGACCGTGCCGACGTGCTTTATTACGCAACGCCACCGCTGGAGCAGGACATGGAGGTGACGGGGCCGGTCACGGTCGAACTCTACGCGAGCTCGTCTGCCGTCGACACGGATTTCACCGCCAAGCTCGTCGACGTCCATCCCGACGGCAAGGCCTACAACCTCGCCAATGGCATCATCCGCGCCAGCATGCGCGAAACCCTCGAGCGCCGCACGCCGATCGAACCGGGCAAGGTCACCAAATATACCATCGACCTCGGGCCGACATCATCGCTGTTCCAGCGTGGCCACCGCATCGCGCTCGAAATCTCCAGCTCCAATTTCCCGCATTACGACCGCAATCCGAACAACGGCAAGCTCGACGGTACCGGAGCTCCTGTGGTGGCCGAGCAGCGGGTCCTGCACGACACCGCAAACCCCTCACGGCTGCTGCTTTCCGTCATGCCGAAACCGATCAGCGCTGCGCCGTGA
- a CDS encoding amidohydrolase family protein — translation MRIDVHAHAWSSDYLDLLEGFGRSEVAAYRQLGAGVTDDELATRFAMLDAVGIDLQVLTATPLSPHFEDEATAIAAARKVNDDYAALVRQHPNRFRAIASLPLPHIDASLAELDRAISELGMLGACITTSVLGRSIADAQFEPLYRELNRRQSVLSVHPAGHGAHSPLITEHQLTWSIGAPVEDTVAAMQLILKGIPSRFPDIKIIIPHFGGLLPLTLERIDQHVAWEAPGTPEKPSLAAQRLWYDTVGHDHVPALRAAVETFGANRLLFGTDFPFQPGEFFATTVDYIERAGLARRDVEAILDRNAGQLFKLSE, via the coding sequence ATGAGAATAGATGTACACGCCCATGCCTGGAGCAGCGACTATCTGGACCTGCTCGAAGGTTTCGGCAGAAGCGAAGTCGCGGCATACCGCCAGCTGGGCGCCGGCGTGACCGACGATGAACTCGCCACCCGCTTCGCCATGCTCGATGCCGTCGGCATCGACCTGCAGGTGCTGACGGCGACGCCGCTTTCCCCGCATTTCGAGGATGAGGCAACCGCAATCGCGGCGGCGCGGAAGGTCAATGACGACTATGCGGCGCTCGTCAGGCAACACCCCAACCGGTTCCGGGCGATCGCTTCGCTGCCCCTCCCCCATATCGACGCTTCGCTTGCCGAGCTCGACCGGGCGATCTCGGAGCTCGGCATGCTGGGCGCCTGCATCACCACCTCGGTGCTCGGCCGTTCGATCGCCGACGCGCAATTCGAGCCACTTTACCGCGAACTCAACCGCCGGCAGAGCGTGCTGTCGGTGCACCCTGCCGGCCATGGCGCGCATTCGCCGCTGATCACGGAGCATCAGCTGACCTGGTCGATCGGCGCGCCGGTCGAAGACACGGTCGCCGCCATGCAGCTGATCCTGAAGGGCATCCCGAGCCGCTTCCCCGATATCAAGATCATCATCCCGCATTTCGGCGGGCTGCTGCCGCTGACGCTGGAAAGGATCGACCAGCACGTCGCCTGGGAGGCGCCCGGAACCCCGGAAAAGCCGAGCCTTGCCGCGCAACGCCTGTGGTACGACACGGTCGGACACGACCACGTACCGGCGCTGCGGGCAGCAGTCGAAACGTTCGGCGCCAATCGGCTGCTGTTCGGCACGGACTTCCCCTTCCAGCCCGGCGAATTCTTCGCAACCACCGTCGACTACATCGAGCGGGCCGGGCTGGCCCGGCGGGATGTCGAGGCGATCCTCGATCGGAATGCGGGACAGCTTTTCAAGCTGAGTGAGTAG